The Pseudomonadota bacterium DNA window ACGCAGTGCATGCTCGATCCGGCGCAGGACCTCGCCGGCGGCACGAGCTACACGATCTGCCTTACGACTGCGATCGAATATCTGGGCGGAAGCTCTCTCTCCACAGAAAAACAGCTGGGCTCCTTCGAGGGCTTCATGGCGACGTTTACGACCACGGGCAGCGCGCCGGGGGCGCCGGCGAACCTCGCCGCGGAGATAGGCCCGGCCGGGCAGCAGCTGATCCTCAGCTGGGATCCGGTCGAGGGCGCGGCATCATATAACCTCTATTGGGCCACGGCGGAGGGGGTCACGCCTGCGACCGGCACAAAGATAGAGGGCGTTACGAGCCCCTACACGCACGACGGGCTCACGAACGGCACGCTCCACTACTACGTGGCGACGGCGGTGAGCGACAGCCTCGAGAGCGGGGCGTCGAACGAGGCGAGCGGCCTGCCGCAGATCAATCCGGTCGGCACGCTCGATTCGGCGTTTAATGGCGTGGGATATGCGAACTGGGGTGCATCCTGGGACTGGGGGGAAGGAGTTGCAATCGATTCGGAGGGTCGAATAGTCGTGGGCGGGACGATAAACGACGGCGGCCCGAATGGATACGATATAGCCCTCTGGAGGTATAACGCCGACGGAACGCCCGACACGACCTTCAACGGCACTGGTCTCGTGACGCATCATGGGGCCGCCGGCGGCAACAAATGGGATAATGGAACCGGCGTCGCGATAGACACGAGCGGACGCTACTTAGTCTCCGGATATAGCGACGGGGCGGATGACAAATACGACATGGTCATATTGCGATACAACCCGGACGGCACCCTGGACAACACGTTTGGCACGGGCGGGATAGTCGTCTACGATCGCGGAATCAACGGAAACAACTGGGGATATGCACTGACGATAGATTCAAACGGCATGATCCTCGTAGCCGGTTTGACGAACGGCACCGGATCTGATGGCGACATGACCCTGTGGAGATACAATGTCGACGGGACGCCGGACACCTCGTTTGGAACGGGCGGGGTAGTCTTTAAATCCCATTCGACTGGCAGCGGAGGCGATGAGGGTCGCGGGGTAGCTGTGGATTCCAGCGGAAAGATCGTGGTGGTCGGCGGAGGGTTCAATGGATCTGACAATGACCTAGTCGTGTGGCGCTATAATTCTGATGGGACCCTCGACACCTCCTTCAGCGGCGATGGATTTTTCGTCTACGACGGAGGAAACGGTGACGACGGTGCGGCTGCCGTCATCGCAGATTCCGAGGATCGACCGGTGATCACGGGGTATGTGATAAATGCGTCCGATGTCGATATGGTGGCGATGCGCTTCACCGGTGCTGGTGCGCTCGATACGACATTCGGGACGAACGGGATCGTGACATACGATGACGGCAAAGACGAGAATGGTTTTGGCATCTCGATGGATTCAAGGGGCCGCTGCGTGATGACTGGAGAGACCGATCATGTTACGGATCCGTCATCCATGATCGCCGTAAGGCTCACTCCGGACGGGGCGTTCGACACGACATTCGATGGTGACGGCGTCGTCTCTTTCCAGAACGGAGCCATAGTCGATTCCAGCGACAGGGGCACCGATTTGACGTTCGACGACATGGGCAGGATAGTCATAACTGGCAACACCGGAACCTATGGGCATGGATACATGATGCTCTGGCGCTACGAATAGGCGCTGAACGAGATGAGACGAAAAAAAGGCCGGGCACCCGCCCGGCCTTTTTTTGCAATCAATCACCTGCCGAGGAACTGAGCACTTGAATATAACATTGACTATTAATCATAAAAGATTGAATAAAAACGATTGTTTATATTATAGTTGACTAATAGATTGACTGATAGTCAATAGTGGCTATATAATTAAATCATGAAAAAAGACGAGATGATGGAGGCCTTCAAGGCGCTGGATGCGAAGCTCACGACTCCGCTCACAATGCTCGTCGGCGGCGGGGCGGCCATGTTGCTGGCGCACGGCGTGCCGCTCGCCACGCACGATATCGACGGCGTCCCCCTGGACTCGCAGGTATCGCCGGCCGAGGTCGAGCGCATGGTCCGCGAGGTGGCCGCCGAGCTCAGAATCAGCCCGCATTGGTACAACGACTACTTCAAGACCTTCACATTCTCCCTGCCGCCGAACTTTCGCGAGCGGCTCGTGAAGGTGTTCAAGGGGAGGTTTCTCACCGTGAAGGCGCTCGGCGCGCTGGACCTGCTCGTCATGAAGTGCATGGCCGGCCGGGAGAAGGACATAGGACACGCGCGGGCGCTCGTCCGGCGCGGGGCCGACTGGCGCGAGGCGGAGGCGCACATCGATCGCCTGGCGCAGAAGGGGATTCCGGGCGCTGCGGAGGCAATGCGATTCCTGGAGGACCTGGCGGCGGAGGCTAACGATGCTTAAAGGGACGCCGACAGAGGACCATCTCGCCCGCATGTATTATGAGCTCGCAAAGCACGGCGCCGCCAGCGCGGGCGAGGAGAAGGCGTGGCCCTACGGTGAGATGAGCCAAAGCGAGCTGTTCTGCCTTGCCGCCGATATGTCCAGATACGACCCGCGCCTGTTCGACGTGCTGGTCTCGTTCCTCGACAGGCGCTGGGGCGCGCTCGATCCGCTCGCCATCCGCTCCACCTATGCGTTCATGGAGACGCCGCAGACGATCGCGGTCATGGCCGAATTCCTGCTGGGGCGGCAGGGGCATCCGGACGAGAAGCGTTTTTTCTTTGAATACCTGCAGAAGGGTCTTGCGCCCGTGCCACTTCAGCTCTACTACCACTATCTCTACAGGCCGGGCGGGGAGCTCATGATGCGCGCGGCCGAGGCGCCGCTGCAAGAGTACAAACGCTGGGGGTTCCTTGCGCGCGAAGCGCCGGTGCTCGACGAGGCTGGAAGGCGCACGGTGGGCTCGCGCGATGCTGCGTCGCGCAGGAATATTCTCGTTCGCCTCCTGGAGGAGAGGAAGAGGATACGCATGGTCGATTATCTCGCTGCGCTGGACTTCGGCATTTCGCGGCAGCAGGCGCTCCTCGACATGAGGTCCACTAAGGGGGTTCGCCTGACCGGCCGCGGCCCGGGCGCGCGGTGGGAGAGGGCGGCGTGAGGGGATCAGGGATCAGGCCACAAATCCATATATATTAGCCATTTGACTTTCTAGCTATTATCATATATGATAATACTATGGATGACGGCAGTCTGTCAGGGGAGATCAGGAAGAGGAGGCAGGAGCTGGGGCTTTCGCTCGCAGATCTTGCCCGGCGCGTGGGCACCTCTGCAGCCGCGATATCGCGCTACGAGGGGGGCTGGCAGCGCTTCGAGGTGGAAACCCTGAGAAAGATCGCAGTTGCCCTCGGCTGCAGATTGAACATAGATCTTAAGCCCGTTGAGCTCCGGCGGAAAAGGGTGAGCGCCGGCATCGCAGCGGCGCAGCTGAAGGGTCTCTTCTGGGATCACGACCTGACTGCGGGCGATTTCAAGAGGCACCCGAGGTGGATAACGGAGCGGGTCCTCGAGTACGGATCGCTCGAGGATGTCAGGACACTCGTCGCGCTGATGGGGAGGCACGTTTTTTTGAAACTGGTTGCGGAGAGCCGTCTGACGACCGGAAGGACCGAGCGGTTCTGGCGGGCGATGCTGGAGATGGAGGGGGTTGAATGCACGAAAAGGTCCTTCCAAAGGGGAGCCTGGCACTCCTGAACGGGCTCGAAGGGGCGGACCCCTCGTTCATTCGCGGGTGGGTGCTCGCCGAAGGCACGGGGCTTGCGCTCAGGCTCGGACACCGCGTCTCCGAGGACTTCGACTTCTTCCGCACGGACGAGTTCTCCGTCGAGGCGGTGCACGGTCTCTTTAAAAAGGCGGGGGCCTATGAAACGCTCCAGGAGTCTGAGCGCACGCTCACGGTCCTCGCGCGAGGGGTCAAGGTGTCCTTCTTTCAAATACCCGATCCGTTCATATTCGCTGTTGAGCCGTACAGAGGGTTTTCCATTGCCGATATCCGCGACATCGCCCTGATGAAGCTGATCGCGGTCTCGGGGAGGGGCAGCAGGAAGGACTTCATCGACCTGTATTTCATCCTGAAGGGAAATCCGACGCTCACGGAATACTTCGGCCTGCTCTCGAAGAAATACGCGAAGGGACGCGCGAACGCGTACCACATACTCAAGAGCCTCACGTATTTCGACGATGCGGAGGCGGAGCCGATGCCCCGGATGCTTGCGCCCTTCGAGTGGAAGGAGTGCAAGGCGTTCTTCGTCAGGCAGGCGCATTCAATAGTGCTTCCCGGAAAATAGGGATCAGGGATCGGGGATCAGGCCACAGGCCACAAAATTCGAGGTACCAAATGCGGGCACGGTTCTTCAGGTTCATAGCGCACATTGCGGCGAGGCATGCGCGCAAGATCATCGCGGTCGCGGTCGCGCTGACGATCGCGGCCGGGGCGTATGCGGCGGCGACTCTCAGGCTCAACGCTAACCTCGACGACCTGGTCTCCGAGGAGCTCGAGTACCACCGCCGCTACATCGAGTTTCTCGAGGAGTTCGGCGACGAGGAGTACCTCTACGTGGTCGTGGACTCGAAGGGGGACATGCCCCAGGCGAAGAGGTTCGTCGAGGCGCTCGCAGGCCGCGTGGAGAAGATCCCGGACCTCAAGGAGATAATCTTCCGCATCGACAACCCGGCGCTGGAGCGCAACTTCCTGCTCTACATGACGCCCGATCAGCTCTCCGCGCTTCGCGCCATGGTGACCGACGGCCCCTTCTCGGTGCGCAGGATCGCGGGCTGGAAAGACATCTCCGAGCTCTTCGCCGCGCTGGCCGATCGGATCGGAGGCCCGGTCTCGACCGCCGACGAGGCGGAGCTCGCGCAGGGGTTCACGTTCATCGACGGGCTCATCGACGACATCGCTCGCGCGATCGAGCGGGAGGCGCCCTATTCCTCGAGGCTGCAGGAGCTCTTCTTCGGCGACGGCGAGACGTTCGACACCGACGGGTTCTACCGCAACGGCGACCTGCTCTTCCTTCTCATCATGCCGGCCAAGGACTTCACGACGATGGAGGTGATAGAGAGGCCGCTGGCCGACATCAGGGCCGCGATCGCCAAGACGCGGGCGGAGTTCCCGGGGATCGACGCGGGGCTCACCGGACGCCCGGTGCTGGCCGCCGACGAGATCGAGACCTCGAACCGCGACATGAACTGGGCCACCGCGATCGCGATCCTGCTCGTGGGCGCGGTCTTCATCTTCTTCTTCCGCAGCCTCTCGCGGCCGCTCCTGGCCATGGCGTCGCTCGTCATGGGGATAGCGTGGACATTCGGGCTGGTCGCCCTTCTCTACGGCACCCTCAATCTGCTGTCCGTCGTCTTCTCCATAATACTCGTGGGCGCCACGATAGAGTACGCGATACACGTCGTGGCCCGCTATCAGGAGGAGCTCGCGCGCGACGGCGACCCGGCCGCCGCCATGGCGCGGGCGCTGGCGCTCATGGGGCCGGCCGACGCGACCAGCGCGCTCACCACCGCGGCCGCGTTCCTCACGATCACCTGGACCGACTTCACCGCGCTCGCGCAGCTGGGCGTGATCGCCTCGTCGGGCATCCTCCTCTGCCTCGCAGCCATGCTGCTGGTGCTGCCCGCGATGATAATCGCGCGCGACCGTGGGCGGGCGCCGGGGGCCCTGAGAAGGGTGAGGCCCTTCGCGCTCCCGCACATCGGCCTCCTGTACAGGAGGCCCGGGCTCCTCTTCGCAGCCGCGGCCGCGATCACCGCGGTCTCGATCCCTCTCGCGCTGCGGGTCGGCTTCGACAACAACCTGCTCAACCTGCAGGCGCGCGGGCTCGAGTCGGTGAAGTACGAGCACCTCATACTGGAGAAGTCGGGCGAGACCACGTGGTTCGCGCGCGCGGTGGCAGGCTCGATCGCTCAGTCTCACCGCATGGCCGGGGCGTTCGAGCGTCTACCCTCGGTCAGGCGGGTCGACGACGTTGAGCGGATACTGCCCGAGGGGCAGGGGGAGAAGATCGAGGCGGTGCGGAAGATCGCGCCGGCGTTCGAGGGGGTCTCTTTCAAACCCGCGTCGGGCAAGGTCGACGAGCGCAGGCTCGCCTTCGAGCTCGGCAGGCTCGCGGGCGGCCTCGATTCGCTGCAGGAGCAGGCGTTCAGCGCCGGCCGCGTTGACGCGGTGGAGGAGCTCGACAGGTTCTCCTCAAAGATAAGGTCTCTCGTCTCTGCGCTGAGCGGGGCGGACGCACAGGCGCTGGCGAGGCTAGGCAGGTTCCAGGGCGATTTCCTCGGCGACCTCCACAAAAATCTCGAAATCCTGGCCACTGGGATGGACCCCGTGACGATCGAGATCAAGGACCTGCCCGCCGACGTCGTGGGCAGGTTCGTCTCGCCCAAGGGCCGCTACGGCCTCTTCATATATCCGGCCGAGAACATCTGGGACCCCGCGGCGCTGGCGAAGTTCGTCGACGAGATACGGGGGGTGGACGAGTCGGTCACAGGGACCCCGATCGAGGTGCACGAGTCGGCGCGGCTCATGCGCGAGACGTTCCTCCGCTCCGCGGCGCTCGCGTTCCTGGTCATCTGCCTGCTCGTGTGGATCGACTTCCGGTCGCTGCGCGCCTCGCTGCTCGCGGTCATGCCGCTGGCGGTCGGGGTGCTGTGGCTGCTCGGCGTCATGGGCGCGACCGGGGTGCCGTTCAACATGGCCAACTTCTTCGCGATCCCGATCATCATAGGCATAGGCGTGGACTTCGGCGTGCAGCTGGCGCACCGCCTGCGCCAGGAGCGCTCGTTCGCGGCCATGGGGTCGGCCACCGGCAAGGCGGTCGTGCTCACCGCGGCGGCGAACGCAATCGGCTTCGGCACCATGGTCTTCGCGCATCACCGCGGCATCGCGAGCCTGGGCCTCATCATGGCAGCCGGCTGCGTCTCGTGCCTCGCCGCCGCGCTCGTGGCCATGCCGCCGGTGGCGAAGTGGCTCAAGTGGGGAGGTGAATCATGAAGAGGCTGTTCGGGCTGGACAAGATAAGCAGGGCGCAGTTCGGGGTGAACATCCTGCTGGTCGTGATCGGGTCGATCGTGAGCGCGACGGGCATCAACGCGTTCCTCGTGCCTCACAAATTTCTCTCCGGAGGCGTCACCGGGATCTCGCAGCTGCTCTCGTACGTCTCGGAGCCGTCGGTGGCGACCTATGTGCTCGCCTTCAACGTGCCGATATTCGTCATGGGCTGGTTCACCGTCGGCAGGACGTTCGTGGCGGGCAGCGCCATAGGCATGCTCACGTTCTCCGGCGCGCTCTACGCCACCGAGTGGATGTCGACCATGGGCTGGGCGCCGGAGCCGCTGCTCTCCGCCATCATCGGAGGCGCCCTCTCCGGCGGCGGCACGGGGCTCGTGCTCCGCGCCAACAGCTCGCACGGAGGCATGGACATAGTTGCGGCGACGATCAAGAAGCGCTGGTCCGTGACCATGGGCACGGTCTCGTTCATCGTCAACATCGTCATCGTGAGCGCGCTCGGCGCGGTGTTCGGCCTGCACGTCGCGCTCTACACGATCATCTCCTACCTCTGCTCCGCGCTGTCGCTCGACCGGGTGATGCGCGGCCTGGACACCATGTGCGGCATCTTCGTCGTGAGCGCGGATCCAGAGCGGATCGCGGGGCTCATCATGGAGAAGCTCGGCCGCGGGGTGACCTACCTCGACGGCGAGGGGGCCTACACCGGCCGCCGCGAGCGGGTGATATACTGCGTGGTGACGCTCAGGCAGCTGGCGCGCGTGAAACACTATGTGCGGAGCGTGGACCCGAAGGCGTTCCTCACCGTGGCCGACGTCAACGAGGTCTCCGGCAAGGGGTTCAAGCAGTTGCCGGTTTGAAAGCCGGGACCCGGAACCCGGAACCCGGAACCCGGAACCCGGAACCCGGGAGCCGGGGGCTGATCGCAGGTGACAAGATCCTCGGTCGTATGATATCAGGAGAACATGTCGCTTCTCGAGCGAACGGGGATTGCGGTCTGGCGGCCTCTCGACTCCGCGATCGAGATGGCCACGCTCCTCACGGAGGCATTCCGCACCGCGTGGCGCGAGCGCGGCCCGAGCGACGGGATAATCCTCGACGTCACCCTCCGCCAGATCTACTTCACCGGCATCCAGGCCCTGAAAATAGTAACGGTCGTGGCCCTGCTCCTGGGGGGCGCGGTCATCATCGAGGCGTTCACGCAGCTCCCCAGGGTAGGCGGAGAGTCGGTCATAGGCAGCATACTCGTGGTCGTGGTGGTCCGCGAGCTCGGCCCCATCCTCACCGCAATAATCGTCATCGGCCGCTCCGGCACTGCGATATCCACCGAGATCGGCTACATGATGGTGAACAACGAGATGCAGGCGATCTCGATGATGGGCATAAACCCCCTGCGGGCGATCGTGCTGCCGCGCATCATCGGGGTCGCGGCCGCCATAGCGTGCCTGTCGTTCTACTTCAACATCGTGGCCCTATTCGGCGGCTACGCCTTCGCGCGCTTCATAGTCCAGTACCCGTTTCACCGCTACGTTTCGGACCTGTCGGGCGCGCTGGGGTTCTGGGACGTGGCGGTCAGCGGCATCAAGTGCCTCGTCTTCGGGGTCATAGTGGCCGTGGTCTGCTGCAGGCGCGGCTTTTCCGTCCGCTTCTCGTTCACCGAGATACCGCAGGCCACCACCGGCGCCGTGGTGACGTGCCTGTATCTGTGCTTCGCGGTCAACATGGTCATAACCGCGTTTTTCTATATTTGAAGGGGTTAAACTGGAACCGGGTCCCGGGTCCCTGGTTCCGGGTCCCAGGTCCCGGGTCACGGGTCACGAACATGCGCTTCTCAATCGAGATCAACGATGTGACCTTTGCCTACGAGGGCTGCCAGCCCACGTTCTCCGGCATCACCGCGACACTCAAGCAGGGCGAGGTGGTGGGGCTCGTCGCCGCGGTGGGCGGAGGCAAGAGCACGTTCTTGAAGCTGTGCGCGGGGCTTCTCCCCCCCACCTCCGGCGAGGTCGTGATCGAAGGCAAAAGATTCTGGGCGCTTTCCGAAATGGAGCAGAACGCCCTCAGGCGCCGTATGGGTTTCGACTTCCAGGAGGGGGCGCTCATCGCGAACATGACGGTCTTTCAGAACCTCGGGATGCCGATGGTCTATCACGGCAGGGGGACGAGGGCCGAGATCAAGGCCGAGGTCGACGGGTGGCTCGCCCTCATGCGCATGGACAGATACTGGAACATGCTCCCGGCCGCGCTCTCCGCCGGCCTCAGGCGCCGGGTCTCCTATATCAGGGCCATGATGACCGACGGCGCATACTTCTTCTGGGACGAGCCCACCGAGGGCGGGGACGAGCTCCACTCACGCAGGGTGACCGAGGCCATCGCCGAGAAGAAAAAGGCCGGCCGCGGGTCGCTGGTCTCCACGCAGGACCTCTCTTTCCTGGCAAGTGTCGCCGACAGGGTCCTCGTCCTCAGGGATGGCAGGATATGCTACGACGGCCCCCTGAAGGGCGGGAAGATCCCGGTTGAATCGGAGTTGAAGGGGATGGTAAAAGGAACTGCAGAAGCTGAGAAGCTGAGAAGCCAGAAGGGCTGACCACCGATCACTGATCACTGATCACCGATCACTGATCACCGATCACTGATCACTGACCACAGACATGCAGCTGAAATTCCGATTTCTACAGAGGGTCGTGGGCGGGTTCTTCCTGCTCACCTGCGTAATCATCGTGGTGCTTCTCGTGCTCGTCGCGCGAGGCCAGAGGTGGTTCCAGCCCTACACCCCATATCACTGCTATTTCGACCGCGGCGGCGGGCTCAAGGCGGGGTCGAGCGTCATGATACAGGGGCTCGAGGCGGGCACCATAAGGAGGCTCAACCTCGAGGACGACAACCGCGTGCGGGTGGACTTCGAGATCTACCGGCAGTACGCGGACAGCATAAGGGAGGGAAGCAAGGTCAAGCTCTCCCAGCCGATAATAGGATCGAGCAGGATCGAGGTCGCGCTGGGCGCCGGAGAGGGTGATCTCATCCCGCCGCGCGGCGAGATCGGCGCGGAGGCGGCGGGCGGATCCGGCCTCGACGAGCTGATCTCCTCGGCCAACAGGCTGGTCAAGGAGCTTGAGGACCCCGAGGGCGATCTCATGGGCACTCTCGACAACATAAACGAGTTCACAAAGGCCCTCGCCGAGAAGCAGGGATCCATACGCATGCTGGTCGAGAAGCGGAAGCTCTACGACGAGCTGGAGTCGGCGGCCGGGCACCTGAGCAGCCTGCTCGCGTCGATCGACGACCGATCGCCCGACATCCAGGACTCCATCGTGGAGGCGCGCAGGGGGATATCGGAGGCCAACAAGGTGATCGCGGCGCTCAAGAAGAGCGTCTTCCTGCGCGGCAACATAAAGGAGCATCTGGGCCGGGACTCGACGCTGAAGGCGGACGGGAGGACGAGGTGAGACTCGTGAACCGTGAACTGTGGTCAGTGAACTGTGAACAGATCACGAGAGGCATCGATGAGGCGATATAAGCGCGCAATTGTGTCCCTTGTCCTGGCGGCGTGCTGCGTCTCCTGCGGCGGCAGGCGCGCCGATGTGGT harbors:
- a CDS encoding ABC transporter permease, coding for MSLLERTGIAVWRPLDSAIEMATLLTEAFRTAWRERGPSDGIILDVTLRQIYFTGIQALKIVTVVALLLGGAVIIEAFTQLPRVGGESVIGSILVVVVVRELGPILTAIIVIGRSGTAISTEIGYMMVNNEMQAISMMGINPLRAIVLPRIIGVAAAIACLSFYFNIVALFGGYAFARFIVQYPFHRYVSDLSGALGFWDVAVSGIKCLVFGVIVAVVCCRRGFSVRFSFTEIPQATTGAVVTCLYLCFAVNMVITAFFYI
- a CDS encoding helix-turn-helix transcriptional regulator, translated to MDDGSLSGEIRKRRQELGLSLADLARRVGTSAAAISRYEGGWQRFEVETLRKIAVALGCRLNIDLKPVELRRKRVSAGIAAAQLKGLFWDHDLTAGDFKRHPRWITERVLEYGSLEDVRTLVALMGRHVFLKLVAESRLTTGRTERFWRAMLEMEGVECTKRSFQRGAWHS
- a CDS encoding YitT family protein is translated as MKRLFGLDKISRAQFGVNILLVVIGSIVSATGINAFLVPHKFLSGGVTGISQLLSYVSEPSVATYVLAFNVPIFVMGWFTVGRTFVAGSAIGMLTFSGALYATEWMSTMGWAPEPLLSAIIGGALSGGGTGLVLRANSSHGGMDIVAATIKKRWSVTMGTVSFIVNIVIVSALGAVFGLHVALYTIISYLCSALSLDRVMRGLDTMCGIFVVSADPERIAGLIMEKLGRGVTYLDGEGAYTGRRERVIYCVVTLRQLARVKHYVRSVDPKAFLTVADVNEVSGKGFKQLPV
- a CDS encoding MMPL family transporter is translated as MRARFFRFIAHIAARHARKIIAVAVALTIAAGAYAAATLRLNANLDDLVSEELEYHRRYIEFLEEFGDEEYLYVVVDSKGDMPQAKRFVEALAGRVEKIPDLKEIIFRIDNPALERNFLLYMTPDQLSALRAMVTDGPFSVRRIAGWKDISELFAALADRIGGPVSTADEAELAQGFTFIDGLIDDIARAIEREAPYSSRLQELFFGDGETFDTDGFYRNGDLLFLLIMPAKDFTTMEVIERPLADIRAAIAKTRAEFPGIDAGLTGRPVLAADEIETSNRDMNWATAIAILLVGAVFIFFFRSLSRPLLAMASLVMGIAWTFGLVALLYGTLNLLSVVFSIILVGATIEYAIHVVARYQEELARDGDPAAAMARALALMGPADATSALTTAAAFLTITWTDFTALAQLGVIASSGILLCLAAMLLVLPAMIIARDRGRAPGALRRVRPFALPHIGLLYRRPGLLFAAAAAITAVSIPLALRVGFDNNLLNLQARGLESVKYEHLILEKSGETTWFARAVAGSIAQSHRMAGAFERLPSVRRVDDVERILPEGQGEKIEAVRKIAPAFEGVSFKPASGKVDERRLAFELGRLAGGLDSLQEQAFSAGRVDAVEELDRFSSKIRSLVSALSGADAQALARLGRFQGDFLGDLHKNLEILATGMDPVTIEIKDLPADVVGRFVSPKGRYGLFIYPAENIWDPAALAKFVDEIRGVDESVTGTPIEVHESARLMRETFLRSAALAFLVICLLVWIDFRSLRASLLAVMPLAVGVLWLLGVMGATGVPFNMANFFAIPIIIGIGVDFGVQLAHRLRQERSFAAMGSATGKAVVLTAAANAIGFGTMVFAHHRGIASLGLIMAAGCVSCLAAALVAMPPVAKWLKWGGES
- a CDS encoding ATP-binding cassette domain-containing protein, with product MRFSIEINDVTFAYEGCQPTFSGITATLKQGEVVGLVAAVGGGKSTFLKLCAGLLPPTSGEVVIEGKRFWALSEMEQNALRRRMGFDFQEGALIANMTVFQNLGMPMVYHGRGTRAEIKAEVDGWLALMRMDRYWNMLPAALSAGLRRRVSYIRAMMTDGAYFFWDEPTEGGDELHSRRVTEAIAEKKKAGRGSLVSTQDLSFLASVADRVLVLRDGRICYDGPLKGGKIPVESELKGMVKGTAEAEKLRSQKG
- a CDS encoding MCE family protein, yielding MQLKFRFLQRVVGGFFLLTCVIIVVLLVLVARGQRWFQPYTPYHCYFDRGGGLKAGSSVMIQGLEAGTIRRLNLEDDNRVRVDFEIYRQYADSIREGSKVKLSQPIIGSSRIEVALGAGEGDLIPPRGEIGAEAAGGSGLDELISSANRLVKELEDPEGDLMGTLDNINEFTKALAEKQGSIRMLVEKRKLYDELESAAGHLSSLLASIDDRSPDIQDSIVEARRGISEANKVIAALKKSVFLRGNIKEHLGRDSTLKADGRTR
- a CDS encoding nucleotidyl transferase AbiEii/AbiGii toxin family protein; this encodes MHEKVLPKGSLALLNGLEGADPSFIRGWVLAEGTGLALRLGHRVSEDFDFFRTDEFSVEAVHGLFKKAGAYETLQESERTLTVLARGVKVSFFQIPDPFIFAVEPYRGFSIADIRDIALMKLIAVSGRGSRKDFIDLYFILKGNPTLTEYFGLLSKKYAKGRANAYHILKSLTYFDDAEAEPMPRMLAPFEWKECKAFFVRQAHSIVLPGK